Proteins from a single region of Neodiprion virginianus isolate iyNeoVirg1 chromosome 4, iyNeoVirg1.1, whole genome shotgun sequence:
- the LOC124302108 gene encoding uncharacterized protein LOC124302108 isoform X3 yields MSGFFNSLKSLASGAANAASAASKGEDTKMRFSVAPQPGESGFTQWLDAMKMVARLPGGIPPEFRKRLWLTLSERHLQQRGVDWRQAEKLCFNEWSNPDDEELGIQIVKDLHRTGCSLFCGAAGRDNQAVLRRVLLGFARWNKSVGYCQGLNVLAALVLQVMDRAEAASVKVMIYLIEGVLPEGYFADNLRGLSVDMAVFRDLLRMRLPKLSRHLETLQSDAKDKATGSSYEPPLTNVFTMQWFLTLFCHCLPQEAVLRVWDLIFLEGDEVLLRTALAIWEGLADRIMTVTSADEFYSIMGVLTREMLEFTDTNNLIKAIVSTGPLIGVTALREKHRYNITPWARRLSDDDETETEEDERLAVAAAMFGMSHRSRRVSERETSSSSSLQTVAASNDRDRLALDISTLKQQYAKLRERQRQAHIILSAACARQSLVPSATSQAMNHLLVGKSALVSGKARQLGPLHGAVSPRARLGPPHSPKNPNRKDRQGVTLHWKDTKRRKENKDDTPGEGPSCGNDAESTSEGMSVVTSTSPRLSAGANADSDSDSTSTELCDEPDRLSDVDSEELTSNSDCYVMATDDEKSPRREGTDNKTSPSHHDSAYGQQKGAQSLKLPSNLEETSISEITDQIRRLSTDNERLGRYKLADEAPDQVERESLDSVKTDDVPVFATDIDSINSSSVERVERPSETLGSFDFSSTISGGPNAGESSSVSVENETEVQILDEYQFTDHSLFPLKVLSSSHLVSSDDPEVLEFDKKVAADTSARIDRPDMGKRYDFAPELKYSNFDDDNLVAVDSEARHSETEPDFGKGASTVQLASSPGMIGDNLNKVVADSKPYSRSYVIGHVPISPINLEQKLNYLAEYSSSTAAIKVVERETQEFPMKIHEPQNKSNGVFVNISSVDFTRNNDLVRIKPATSPAAVVGVRLELSQSPKTPGSDKSCSSGETMGPDSKTSSLTTSPRTPVSFDSRDFHAEKSAASSVSSESKTLTLRSIGSDDQDVQLKAAMRITSLAKSSSPSLISFDSLKGKSSLSPKLEASSSSDSCSPDRKKSSERSFSSDLQSPISANSIKFTSNCKGGRGTYSDSPINLCSATSPFYPIARPNEKTPSPYSTAKQKNSTTDSEETSPEQKSTSSKGSGKLIASESRKDRVIRSEEGMDFTGSSKDDFRHNLGKDRSQKTDIESSLADDKCKMEETDTTRFYGINYSQSYRTESQLEENESRDQYADKDTVSPLPREKFEKLAIFYDKSSRSLLERNKDRTNEYEVGQDCSKPFERSSSSLDKRFTDSKLSSSSDEFGRNSLKKRSSDILEDLRHLEIKSTGDGGSENGITKKASYILQDLKSLEARRQDTFSDSANGFSKVRLIDLEMNIPTVSRKQYVIEPKIQIQEHSDSFLNTLARVSENTKTDDDKEPKLGVWTKVKPRKKSDNGRRSSDRALKIIQENSAILHRILTCQAKKRLPDLEEISKEITISPINEEISKIFSPILEKIGLNEHEINEELARINFKDLDQLSMTSGSEFDAKINDELSKLSLIDDTEEIDNLDLDEALSRDYLDTREALIDRQINEELSKLLANYEERPSSSAGLPRQEQGSSSQNISEMEGLDLSSISTNVFSHKSSNDSIDTKSELGSIQEGVIKPEKSYDYNDKPIPYPPPKYNLQDLSPKSDIDIYRELEKLDKISAGEIYPSVQPVSSAPEVISTNPYAPDHALTYGERMSPILSYTPKAEKSFDLSPLRSPYDSYKPYDFKSRISPRKTPGNPYSVRSYEKPSMDSSFELSDHKSVASSHIYDISPKRAVISKETLEFRVRYDDEPPPKIRSDDFTLRSFQTDIANLDKGAAYYETNTADPAKYLPRDERGSSEKDIGESTVDYAYNKSDLCHRKYQDVSSQEYSYHKTSDYNRSSSYTLPSSIREDEIGTHLTVHRRESHSLSPSHQFSTRKLPVPVNPYLSKLSPSLEDVTKRPVSHPEFLDKMNVAKYADHSSQGSNNYRKSSLSLGNIGHASRGATHSLEKTPSPKIQFSPFPVRNTARKPRELGLKLGLYSPVSPEGGQVKRSH; encoded by the exons ATGAGCGGATTCTTCAACTCCCTGAAAAGCCTCGCGTCAGGAGCTGCGAATGCCGCTAGTGCTGCAAGCAAAG GTGAAGACACGAAGATGAGGTTCAGTGTGGCACCCCAGCCGGGGGAAAGTGGGTTCACCCAATGGCTAGACGCCATGAAGATGGTGGCTCGACTCCCTGGTGGTATTCCGCCGGAATTCAGAAAGAGA TTGTGGCTGACGCTTTCTGAACGACATCTTCAACAGCGTGGAGTTGATTGGCGACAGGCGGAAAAGCTCTGCTTCAACGAGTGGAGCAATCCAGACGATGAGGAGCTCGGTATACAGATCGTCAAG GACCTTCATAGGACAGGCTGCAGTCTGTTCTGTGGCGCAGCAGGACGCGACAATCAGGCAGTGCTTCGACGAGTCCTTCTTGGATTCGCACGCTGGAATAAGTCAGTTGGATACTGCCAGGGACTGAATGTACTGGCTGCTCTGGTACTCCAGGTCATGGACCGTGCGGAGGCGGCTTCGGTCAAGGTCATGATTTATCTGATCGAAGGTGTTCTACCGGAGGGTTACTTTGCAGATAACCTTCGAGGACTCTCCGTAGATATGGCTGTTTTTCGGGACCTTCTTCGTATGCGGTTGCCGAAGCTCTCCCGTCATCTAGAAACATTGCAGAGTGATGCCAAGGATAAAGCGACTG GAAGCAGCTACGAGCCACCCTTAACCAATGTCTTCACGATGCAGTGGTTCCTCACCCTCTTCTGTCATTGCTTACCCCAGGAGGCCGTACTTCGAGTCTGGGATCTTATCTTCCTGGAGGGTGACGAAGTCTTGCTGCGAACCGCTCTCGCCATCTGGGAAGGACTAGCCGA tCGGATAATGACCGTAACTTCAGCCGATGAATTCTACAGCATAATGGGGGTGCTGACAAGAGAGATGCTGGAATTCACCGACACTAACAATCTCATAAag GCGATCGTGAGTACGGGGCCGCTGATTGGAGTTACCGCCCTTCGTGAGAAGCATCGGTACAACATCACGCCCTGGGCCCGACGACTTAGCGACGATGACGAAACCGAGACCGAAGAGGACGAACGGCTCGCCGTCGCTGCCGCCATGTTCGGGATGTCGCACAGAAGCAGAAGAG TTTCAGAACGTGAAACTTCATCGTCAAGCTCACTGCAGACGGTCGCCGCTAGTAACGATCGCGACAGACTTGCATTGGACATCAGCACGCTGAAGCAGCAGTACGCGAAGCTGAGGGAACGGCAACGCCAAGCTCACATAATACTCTCCG CTGCGTGCGCGAGACAGTCTCTCGTCCCTTCGGCCACTTCTCAGGCGATGAACCATTTGTTGGTCGGAAAAAGTGCCTTGGTTAGCGGCAAAGCCCGACAGCTAGGTCCTCTCCATGGTGCGGTGTCACCCAGGGCGAGACTCGGTCCTCCTCACAGTCCTAAGAATCCGAATCGAAAGGACCGGCAAGGCGTCACTCTTCACTGGAAGGACACAAAGAGGCGAAAGGAAAACAAGGACGACACTCCAG GTGAAGGACCGTCTTGTGGCAACGACGCTGAATCCACAAGCGAGGGGATGTCGGTCGTCACATCAACATCCCCGCGACTTTCTGCTGGCGCAAATGCCGACAGTGACAGCGACAGCACGTCGACGGAACTTTGCGACGAACCAGATCGTCTCAGCGACGTCGACAGCGAGGAACTCACCTCTAATTCCGATTGCTACGTCATGGCGACCGACGACGAGAAGAGTCCTCGCAGGGAAGGAACCGACAATAAGACATCACCCAGCCATCACGATTCCGCGTACGGTCAGCAAAAAGGAGCGCAGAGCTTGAAGCTACCCTCAAACCTCGAGGAGACTTCGATCTCTGAGATAACCGACCAGATCCGCAGACTGTCGACGGATAATGAGAGACTGGGACGTTACAAGCTGGCTGACGAAGCGCCAGATCAGGTTGAACGAGAATCGTTGGACTCCGTGAAAACCGATGATGTGCCAGTGTTTGCCACGGACATCGACTCGATCAATAGTTCGTCGGTTGAGCGAGTGGAAAGGCCATCCGAAACGTTAGgtagttttgatttttcaagcACCATTAGCGGTGGTCCAAATGCCGGTGAGAGTAGCTCAGTATctgttgaaaatgaaactgaaGTTCAGATACTTGACGAATATCAGTTTACTGATCATAGTTTATTTCCATTGAAAGTGCTTTCTAGTTCTCACCTGGTGTCATCGGACGATCCTGAAGTGTTGGAATTCGATAAAAAGGTAGCTGCAGATACTAGTGCGCGAATAGATAGGCCCGATATGGGAAAGCGCTACGATTTCGCTCCTGAGCttaaatattcgaattttgacGACGATAATTTAGTTGCCGTAGATTCGGAGGCTAGACATTCCGAAACTGAGCCAGATTTTGGTAAGGGTGCTTCGACCGTTCAGCTTGCTTCCTCGCCGGGGATGATTGGCGATAATTTGAACAAAGTAGTTGCCGATTCAAAGCCTTACTCCAGATCCTACGTAATAGGACACGTTCCAATATCTCCGATAAACTTAGAACAGAAGCTTAATTACTTGGCCGAATATTCATCCTCGACGGCTGCCATCAAGGTTGTCGAAAGAGAGACGCAAGAGTTTCCAATGAAGATACACGAACCGCAGAACAAGTCCAACGGAGTCTTTGTAAATATTAGTAGCGTAGATTTCACCAGAAATAATGACTTGGTTCGAATCAAACCGGCAACGAGTCCAGCTGCGGTTGTTGGTGTTCGCCTAGAGCTGAGCCAAAGCCCCAAGACACCGGGCAGTGACAAATCGTGCAGCTCTGGGGAAACCATGGGTCCAGATTCGAAAACCTCCAGCTTAACGACCAGTCCTCGAACTCCAGTGAGCTTCGATTCGCGTGATTTTCACGCGGAGAAGTCAGCCGCCTCTTCTGTGAGCTCGGAGTCAAAAACCCTGACCCTTCGTTCCATCGGTTCCGATGATCAGGATGTTCAGCTGAAAGCAGCGATGCGAATTACATCCTTAGCCAAATCAAGTTCACCGTCCCTGATCAGCTTTGACTCTTTGAAAGGCAAATCGAGCCTGAGTCCGAAGTTGGAGGCGAGTAGCTCCAGCGACTCGTGCAGCCCGGATCGAAAAAAGTCTTCCGAAAGATCGTTTAGCTCCGATCTTCAATCGCCGATCAGTGccaattcaataaaatttacttcaaattGCAAAGGGGGTCGTGGCACCTACTCCGATTCTCCGATCAATCTTTGCTCCGCGACTTCGCCGTTTTACCCAATCGCACGCCCGAATGAAAAGACACCCTCACCGTACAGCACTGCGAAGCAAAAGAACAGCACCACTGATAGTGAGGAGACTTCACCCGAGCAAAAGTCCACGAGTTCAAAAGGATCTGGAAAATTAATAGCTTCCGAATCGAGGAAAGATCGTGTCATTAGAAGCGAAGAGGGAATGGACTTCACCGGCAGTTCAAAGGATGACTTTCGCCATAATCTGGGAAAAGACAGATCGCAGAAAACCGATATCGAATCGTCGCTGGCGGACGATAAATGCAAAATGGAAGAAACAGACACAACGCGTTTCTATGGGATAAACTACTCACAAAGTTATCGGACTGAGTCGCAGCTGGAAGAGAATGAGTCGAGGGATCAATATGCGGATAAGGATACCGTGTCCCCTTTGccgcgagaaaaatttgaaaaacttgcaATTTTCTACGACAAAAGTAGTAGAAGTTTATTGGAGAGAAATAAAGACAGGACGAACGAGTACGAAGTTGGTCAAGATTGCTCGAAGCCTTTTGAGCGCAGCTCTAGCAGCTTAGACAAAAGATTTACGGATTCGAAACTTTCCTCTTCGTCTGATGAGTTCGGAAGGAACAGTCTGAAGAAACGGTCGAGCGATATTTTGGAGGACTTGAGGCATCTCGAGATTAAAAGTACCGGTGATGGGGGATCGGAGAACGGAATCACCAAAAAGGCGAGCTATATTCTACAGGATTTGAAGAGCCTAGAGGCCAGAAGGCAAGACACCTTTAGCGATTCGGCGAACGGATTTTCTAAGGTCCGGTTGATTGACCTTGAGATGAATATTCCGACCGTTTCTAGGAAGCAGTACGTGATCGaaccgaaaattcaaattcaggAACACAGCGATAGCTTTTTAAACACTCTCGCGCGGGTTTCGGAGAATACGAAAACCGATGATGATAAGGAGCCGAAGCTGGGCGTCTGGACGAAAGTTAAGCCGCGTAAGAAAAGTGATAACGGTCGAAGAAGCAGCGACAGAGCGCTGAAAATCATTCAGGAGAACTCGGCGATTCTGCATAGAATTCTTACCTGTCAGGCGAAAAAGCGACTGCCCGATTTGGAGGAAATATCGAAAGAGATAACTATCAGCCCCATCAACGAGgagatttcaaaaatatttagtCCAATTCTTGAGAAAATCGGCCTCAACGAACACGAAATTAACGAGGAATTGGccagaattaatttcaaagaCTTGGACCAGCTATCGATGACCAGTGGTTCCGAATTCGATGCCAAGATCAACGACGAGCTCTCAAAACTTTCGCTGATCGATGATACCGAAGAGATCGACAATTTGGATCTGGACGAAGCTTTGTCCAGAGATTATCTGGACACGAGAGAGGCTCTGATCGACAGGCAGATAAACGAGGAACTTTCGAAGTTGCTAGCAAACTACGAAGAACGGCCTTCATCCTCGGCGGGTCTTCCGCGTCAGGAACAAGGCTCTTCTAGCCAAAACATCAGCGAGATGGAGGGACTAGACCTCTCGAGTATCTCGACGAACGTCTTCTCTCACAAGTCGTCGAACGACTCGATCGACACTAAGAGCGAACTCGGCTCGATCCAAGAGGGAGTAATAAAGCCGGAGAAATCCTACGATTATAACGACAAGCCGATTCCATATCCACCGCCGAAATACAACCTTCAGGACCTATCGCCTAAAAGTGACATCGACATTTACCGCGAGTTGGAGAAACTCGACAAGATATCAGCTGGGGAAATATACCCGAGTGTGCAACCGGTGTCATCAGCGCCCGAGGTGATTTCCACCAACCCTTACGCTCCCGATCACGCGCTGACATACGGGGAGAGAATGTCGCCAATCTTGAGTTACACCCCGAAGGCAGAGAAATCCTTCGACTTGTCGCCATTGAGGAGTCCCTACGACAGCTACAAGCCGTACGACTTCAAGTCGAGAATTTCGCCGAGAAAAACGCCGGGCAATCCGTACTCCGTTCGATCATACGAGAAGCCATCGATGGACTCGAGTTTTGAATTGAGCGATCACAAGTCCGTCGCCTCATCGCACATCTACGATATCTCACCGAAGAGGGCTGTCATTTCAAAGGAAACGCTCGAATTTCGGGTGAGATACGACGACGAGCCACCGCCGAAGATTCGGAGCGATGATTTCACCCTGCGATCTTTTCAAACGGATATAGCTAACCTCGACAAAGGCGCTGCCTACTACGAAACAAACACGGCTGACCCCGCGAAGTATCTACCGCGAGACGAAAGAGGCTCTTCCGAGAAGGATATTGGCGAGTCAACGGTCGACTACGCGTACAACAAGTCGGACCTTTGCCACAGGAAATACCAGGACGTTTCCTCTCAGGAATACTCCTACCATAAAACGTCGGATTACAACAGATCAAGTTCCTACACTTTGCCGTCTTCGATCCGCGAAGACGAAATTGGCACTCATTTGACCGTTCACAGACGCGAGTCGCATTCCCTGTCACCGAGTCACCAGTTTTCGACACGGAAACTTCCCGTTCCGGTCAACCCTTACCTCTCGAAGCTTTCCCCTAGTCTAGAAGACGTCACGAAACGACCGGTTTCCCACCCGGAGTTCCTCGACAAAATGAACGTTGCCAAGTACGCGGATCATTCGAGCCAAGGGTCGAATAACTACCGGAAATCTTCTCTGAGCTTGGGAAACATCGGGCATGCTAGCAGAGGCGCCACTCATAGTCTGGAGAAGACGCCGAGCCCAAAGATCCAATTCAGCCCGTTTCCGGTCAGAAACACCGCTAGAAAACCAAGGGAGTTAGGGCTCAAGCTCGGCCTGTACTCGCCAGTCAGTCCTGAAGGTGGGCAGGTGAAACGATCGCACTGA